One Candidatus Atribacteria bacterium genomic region harbors:
- a CDS encoding phosphoenolpyruvate synthase regulatory protein, which yields MDDIISKSTVYIISDSTGETAQNVVHAALGQFDSNDIQVKLLAHIESKKDITGIISQLNKEKVFIVYTIVKPELRLFLKEESKKHYIVSFDLLGPMIENIERISGIKPKLEAGIIRKIDKEYFKRIEAMEFAVKY from the coding sequence ATGGATGATATTATATCTAAATCTACTGTTTATATAATTTCAGATTCTACCGGTGAAACTGCTCAAAATGTAGTGCATGCTGCTCTTGGTCAATTTGATTCTAATGATATTCAGGTAAAATTACTTGCCCACATTGAATCTAAAAAAGATATTACCGGGATAATAAGCCAACTCAATAAAGAAAAAGTATTTATCGTCTATACTATTGTTAAACCAGAATTAAGATTGTTTCTGAAAGAGGAATCTAAAAAGCATTATATTGTTTCTTTCGATCTACTCGGCCCAATGATAGAAAATATTGAAAGAATTAGCGGAATTAAACCTAAATTAGAAGCGGGCATTATTAGAAAAATAGATAAAGAATATTTTAAAAGAATAGAAGCCATGGAATTTGCAGTGAAGTAT
- a CDS encoding glycine--tRNA ligase subunit beta, whose protein sequence is MENVILEIGTEEIPAQYMENALKDLSQLAKKYLEEARINYKEIKAYGTPRRLTLFISHIKEKQEDIFQKIKGPSYSIAYNKDFQPQKPAIKFAQSTGVNVEDLIVENTEKGEYVFASKSITGQPTVEMLSRIFPEIIKSMQFPKSMRWGEGSLRFIRPIRWILAIYGKEIIKFKLNGLDSGNVTFGNRLLAPQKIIISSTQEYLKKLKKNYVVVDPKIRENIIKTDIEQIIKEIGGEEIINEKQLKEVIYLVEYPNAILGKYDKNYLKLPQDVLIVVMEKHQKYFPVFKNKNELLPYFIVIVNNSKKNASKIREGNENVLRARLEDAKFFFQEDRKVPLEEKVNKLKNVIFQEKLGSLFDKTERLKLLCDYISDILQIGQTMKKDLLRSAYLCKADLVTEMVKEFPELQGSMGNQYAILSNEKKEVAGPIFEHYLPRFSEDGLPRSKNGMILGIADKVDSITGCFITGLIPTGSQDPYGLRRQSRGLIAIILENELQISLKDIFWKSLSLYQESVLVELKIDLNEIISQILNFFQQRLKNFFLEQEIRYDVIDAVLAVDGDGDVFVIKKRIETIKDLYDQPIFKKILVSSSRVLNLSKNNQETEIDPLLFKEKAELNLYHDYKGIYSRAEKLIYNQEYKELFKLLGDLCEPIDEFFDQVLVMDQDRDIRKNRVTLIKKVGMLFNQVADLSKIVSIKEGRE, encoded by the coding sequence ATGGAGAATGTAATTTTAGAAATCGGAACCGAAGAAATACCCGCACAGTATATGGAGAATGCCCTAAAAGATTTAAGTCAGTTAGCAAAAAAATATTTAGAAGAAGCCAGAATAAATTATAAAGAAATAAAGGCTTATGGCACTCCCCGAAGATTAACATTATTCATCTCCCATATTAAAGAAAAACAGGAAGATATTTTTCAAAAAATTAAAGGACCTTCCTATTCAATTGCATACAATAAAGATTTTCAACCTCAAAAACCTGCTATAAAATTTGCTCAAAGCACGGGGGTTAACGTTGAAGATTTAATTGTCGAAAATACTGAAAAAGGGGAATATGTTTTTGCTTCGAAATCCATAACAGGCCAACCAACTGTGGAAATGTTATCCCGGATATTTCCTGAAATAATAAAGAGCATGCAATTTCCTAAATCAATGCGCTGGGGAGAGGGTTCATTGCGATTTATCCGTCCTATAAGATGGATACTAGCCATATATGGAAAAGAAATCATAAAGTTTAAGTTAAATGGTTTAGATTCCGGAAATGTTACTTTTGGCAATAGACTTTTAGCGCCTCAAAAAATCATAATATCTTCTACTCAGGAATATTTAAAAAAGCTAAAAAAAAATTATGTAGTCGTTGATCCTAAAATAAGAGAAAATATCATTAAAACAGACATAGAACAGATAATTAAAGAAATTGGCGGGGAAGAAATAATCAATGAGAAACAGTTAAAGGAAGTAATTTATTTAGTCGAATATCCCAATGCAATTTTAGGAAAATATGATAAAAATTATTTGAAATTGCCCCAAGATGTTTTAATTGTGGTTATGGAAAAACATCAAAAATATTTTCCTGTATTTAAAAATAAAAATGAATTGCTTCCCTATTTTATCGTTATTGTTAATAATTCAAAGAAGAATGCTTCTAAAATTAGAGAAGGTAATGAAAATGTTCTTAGGGCTAGGTTAGAAGATGCAAAATTTTTCTTCCAGGAAGATCGGAAGGTTCCTTTAGAGGAAAAGGTGAATAAATTAAAAAATGTCATCTTTCAGGAAAAGCTGGGAAGCCTTTTTGATAAAACCGAGAGATTGAAATTGCTATGTGACTACATTTCAGATATATTGCAGATTGGACAGACAATGAAAAAAGATCTTTTAAGATCTGCTTATTTGTGCAAGGCAGATTTGGTTACGGAAATGGTAAAAGAATTTCCAGAGTTACAGGGATCAATGGGCAACCAATATGCTATTTTATCTAATGAAAAAAAAGAGGTAGCAGGACCTATCTTTGAACATTATCTCCCCCGTTTTTCAGAGGATGGATTGCCCCGAAGCAAAAACGGTATGATTTTAGGGATTGCTGATAAAGTAGATAGCATTACCGGTTGTTTCATAACGGGATTAATCCCTACCGGATCACAGGACCCTTACGGATTAAGAAGACAATCTCGTGGCTTGATTGCCATAATTTTGGAAAATGAGCTACAAATTTCCTTAAAAGATATTTTTTGGAAATCTTTATCCTTATACCAAGAAAGTGTTTTAGTGGAATTAAAGATTGATCTTAATGAGATTATATCCCAGATATTAAATTTTTTTCAACAAAGATTAAAAAATTTCTTCCTGGAACAGGAAATTCGCTATGATGTAATTGATGCAGTTTTGGCTGTGGATGGCGATGGAGATGTATTTGTTATTAAAAAAAGGATAGAAACTATAAAAGATTTGTATGATCAGCCCATCTTTAAGAAAATACTTGTTTCATCAAGCAGGGTATTAAATTTATCAAAAAATAATCAAGAAACCGAGATTGATCCATTGTTATTCAAGGAAAAAGCTGAGTTAAATTTATACCATGATTATAAAGGTATCTATTCGCGAGCAGAGAAGCTTATTTATAATCAAGAATATAAAGAATTGTTTAAATTATTGGGAGATTTATGCGAACCGATTGATGAATTTTTTGACCAGGTACTAGTAATGGACCAAGATAGAGATATTAGAAAAAATAGGGTTACACTTATCAAGAAGGTGGGGATGTTGTTTAATCAGGTAGCTGATTTATCTAAAATTGTGTCGATAAAAGAAGGGAGGGAATAA
- the glyQ gene encoding glycine--tRNA ligase subunit alpha, whose amino-acid sequence MDFQEMIFNLQKFWGEQDCIIQLPYDTEKGAGTMNPTTFLRVLGPEPWKVAYVEPSRRPADGRYGENPNRVQQHYQFQVVLKPSPENIQDIYFKSLESLDIPRKEHDIRFIEGDWEAPTLGAWGLGWEVWLDGLEITQFTYFQQAGGLDLDIIPVEITYGLERLGMVIQDVNNVFDLKWGKNITYRDIRHQAEVEQSKYNFEEADISMLFNLFTIYEKEAKRLIVIELPLPAYDYILKCSHTFNLLDARGAISVSERTGYISRVRNIARLCAEAYVKQRENLAFPLMNNKSSNRG is encoded by the coding sequence ATGGATTTTCAGGAAATGATTTTTAATTTACAGAAATTTTGGGGCGAACAGGATTGTATCATTCAACTCCCTTATGATACGGAAAAAGGGGCAGGTACCATGAATCCAACTACTTTTTTGAGAGTCTTAGGTCCTGAACCATGGAAAGTTGCATATGTTGAACCATCTCGCAGACCAGCAGATGGACGTTACGGAGAAAATCCAAATAGAGTACAACAGCATTATCAATTTCAGGTAGTGTTAAAACCTTCTCCTGAAAATATACAAGATATTTATTTCAAAAGTTTAGAAAGTTTGGACATTCCCCGAAAAGAACATGATATAAGATTTATCGAAGGTGATTGGGAAGCCCCTACTCTTGGTGCCTGGGGATTAGGCTGGGAAGTATGGTTAGACGGATTGGAAATCACTCAATTTACTTATTTTCAACAAGCTGGCGGACTTGATTTAGATATTATTCCGGTTGAAATAACCTATGGATTGGAAAGATTAGGCATGGTTATACAGGATGTGAATAATGTTTTTGACTTAAAATGGGGTAAAAATATTACTTACAGAGATATACGCCATCAAGCAGAGGTAGAACAATCTAAGTACAACTTTGAAGAAGCAGACATATCGATGTTGTTCAACCTTTTTACTATATATGAAAAAGAAGCTAAAAGATTAATAGTGATAGAACTGCCTTTGCCGGCGTATGACTATATATTAAAATGTTCACATACTTTTAATTTACTGGATGCCCGAGGAGCGATTAGTGTTTCAGAAAGAACAGGATATATTTCACGGGTAAGAAATATAGCCCGATTATGCGCAGAAGCATACGTAAAACAGAGGGAAAATTTAGCTTTTCCCTTAATGAATAATAAAAGTTCAAACAGGGGATAA
- the recO gene encoding DNA repair protein RecO: MLYKTEGIVLKSTEYEEADKIVTIYTKNYGKIKAIAKGVRKTKSKFGSSLEILTHSVFLFYKGRNIDIVSQSEILESFFSASKEVIKFAYAVNCIEIVNKLTEEREINIALFNLLKEVLHYLRNSKDPKLLTLSFKWQTMSILGYRPSLDHCCRCNKSLEEQKERYFNIKEGGLVCNNCLIKDKETDINVSIYFNKLVRKILTTPLSTISNATVPDQRIKELEKITDSYLTYHSEKSFKTDRFLKFL; encoded by the coding sequence ATGTTGTATAAAACAGAAGGCATAGTATTAAAAAGCACGGAATACGAAGAAGCCGATAAAATTGTTACCATATACACCAAAAATTATGGTAAGATTAAAGCTATTGCCAAAGGGGTCCGAAAGACCAAAAGTAAATTCGGAAGTAGCTTGGAAATATTAACTCACTCTGTTTTTTTGTTTTATAAAGGTAGGAATATAGATATTGTCAGTCAAAGTGAAATATTAGAATCTTTTTTTTCGGCGAGTAAAGAAGTTATTAAATTCGCTTATGCTGTTAATTGTATCGAGATAGTGAATAAATTAACCGAGGAAAGAGAGATAAATATTGCTTTGTTTAATTTGCTAAAAGAAGTTTTACATTATTTGAGGAATTCTAAAGATCCAAAATTGCTAACTTTGTCTTTCAAATGGCAGACCATGTCAATTTTGGGATATAGACCTTCACTCGATCATTGTTGCAGATGCAATAAAAGTTTGGAAGAGCAAAAAGAAAGGTATTTTAATATCAAAGAAGGGGGACTAGTTTGTAATAATTGCCTAATCAAAGATAAAGAAACTGATATTAACGTTTCTATTTACTTTAATAAACTAGTAAGAAAAATACTGACTACGCCTTTATCTACTATATCAAATGCTACTGTTCCTGATCAAAGAATAAAAGAATTAGAGAAAATTACTGATTCATATTTAACTTATCATTCTGAAAAAAGTTTTAAGACAGATAGATTTTTGAAATTTCTATAG
- a CDS encoding cytidine deaminase produces the protein MKEEFKRLIREAEKARKRAYSPYSKFPVGAAVLCGDGKIFTGCNIENASFGLSLCAERTAIFKAISEGSTKFEAIAIIGDTVKPCSPCGSCRQVISEFSEDVYLIMANLRGEVKVKKINELLPEAFSKNDLL, from the coding sequence ATGAAAGAGGAATTTAAAAGATTAATTAGAGAGGCAGAAAAGGCAAGAAAAAGAGCGTATAGTCCCTATTCAAAATTTCCGGTAGGAGCTGCTGTTCTCTGCGGCGATGGCAAAATATTTACCGGATGCAATATTGAGAACGCATCTTTTGGTTTGTCCTTATGTGCAGAAAGAACCGCTATTTTTAAAGCTATTTCAGAGGGTTCAACAAAGTTTGAAGCGATTGCTATTATTGGTGACACAGTTAAACCCTGTTCTCCCTGTGGTTCTTGTCGACAGGTAATATCAGAATTTAGTGAAGATGTTTACTTGATAATGGCAAATTTAAGGGGAGAGGTTAAGGTTAAAAAAATAAATGAATTACTTCCTGAAGCGTTTAGTAAAAATGATCTTTTATAG
- a CDS encoding DUF3048 domain-containing protein: MKKEILKQLFFYGFIWLFLIVFSGIIISHDIYASTVRPLAIMIGNSPQEVIHQMGLNKADIIYEANVEYPFTRLMAIFINSDEITVGPIRSSRYYFSRLSVEWSAIFAHCGGQSLKDERIVNLDQMLYPSPFWRDKNIGGWINLFTKTQNIREKSRKMGFQERVNFDNPLLNQRTLNLSGGGITKISFKYNQKYSLSYQYKADTNTYLRYINSKPHQDSNTLEPIVVSNIIIQYVPIERITNDIEGRLEVGVLGEGVAKIFYGGNYHLAKWIKKSKNHPTLYYNDQGNPINLNQGNIWIHLVPEETEVWFK; this comes from the coding sequence ATGAAGAAAGAAATATTGAAACAATTATTTTTTTACGGTTTTATATGGTTATTTCTTATTGTATTTTCCGGCATTATTATAAGTCATGATATTTACGCCAGTACGGTAAGACCTTTGGCTATCATGATAGGAAATTCACCCCAAGAAGTCATTCACCAAATGGGTTTGAATAAGGCAGATATAATTTATGAAGCAAATGTAGAGTATCCTTTTACCAGATTAATGGCTATATTTATTAATAGTGATGAGATAACGGTGGGACCGATAAGAAGCAGCCGCTATTATTTCTCTAGGTTATCCGTAGAGTGGTCAGCAATTTTTGCACACTGTGGAGGACAGAGCTTAAAAGATGAAAGGATAGTTAATTTAGATCAGATGCTTTATCCCTCACCTTTTTGGCGGGATAAAAATATTGGGGGATGGATAAATCTTTTTACTAAAACCCAGAATATACGAGAAAAAAGCAGAAAAATGGGTTTTCAGGAAAGGGTAAATTTCGATAATCCTTTGCTTAACCAAAGAACCTTGAATTTATCAGGAGGGGGTATCACTAAAATATCATTTAAATATAATCAAAAATATTCTCTATCATACCAATATAAAGCTGATACTAACACTTATTTAAGATATATAAATTCTAAACCACATCAGGACAGTAATACCCTTGAACCTATTGTTGTTTCCAATATAATCATCCAGTATGTTCCGATTGAAAGAATAACCAACGATATTGAGGGAAGGCTGGAAGTAGGGGTGCTTGGAGAAGGTGTAGCTAAGATATTTTATGGAGGAAATTATCATTTAGCAAAGTGGATTAAGAAATCTAAAAACCACCCGACGTTATATTATAATGATCAGGGGAATCCTATAAACTTAAATCAGGGGAATATATGGATTCATTTGGTACCAGAGGAGACAGAGGTGTGGTTTAAATAA
- a CDS encoding HlyC/CorC family transporter, with the protein MTEWWIKISPYMLFIGIFIAAFFSGAETAVISTSKLHLKYLAKIGNKKAKIISILAKRPDKFLRVVLIGTNIAVIVTSTVSSALAMHIWGDGKGVTISILLSTLIILIFCEIIPKTLAQNNPQKISLKSAYFLKGASFVLYPIEIFFSWISNLIIRIITGKKYVPLNAFFTKKDLKLFFEVGEKEGALEKKEKSMIERILNLNDILVKDVMIPQKFMVAVEENTYLEEAIKIMNKEGLSRIPVYHDNINNIIGFIYAKDFLTGDLKKKLSKSINLLGLIHPPYSVSENKRVTTLLKEFQRKKVHITVVKNKEKKISGVVTIEDLLEEIFGEIEDEFDKIK; encoded by the coding sequence TTGACGGAATGGTGGATTAAAATCAGTCCTTATATGCTGTTTATAGGCATATTTATTGCTGCTTTTTTTTCCGGAGCAGAAACTGCAGTTATCTCAACCAGCAAGTTACATCTTAAATATTTAGCTAAGATAGGGAACAAAAAAGCTAAAATAATATCTATTTTAGCTAAAAGACCTGATAAGTTTCTAAGGGTAGTTTTGATTGGAACTAATATTGCAGTTATCGTAACTTCTACCGTTTCCTCAGCCCTGGCCATGCATATATGGGGTGATGGTAAAGGAGTTACTATTTCGATATTGCTTTCTACTCTAATAATTTTAATTTTTTGCGAGATAATACCTAAAACTCTTGCTCAGAATAATCCCCAGAAAATTTCGCTAAAATCGGCTTATTTTTTAAAAGGTGCCTCTTTTGTACTTTATCCTATTGAAATCTTTTTTAGCTGGATATCCAACCTTATCATCAGAATCATTACCGGAAAGAAATATGTACCGTTAAACGCTTTTTTTACTAAAAAAGATCTGAAATTATTTTTTGAGGTCGGCGAAAAGGAAGGTGCATTAGAGAAAAAAGAAAAGAGCATGATAGAGAGAATTTTAAATTTAAATGATATTTTGGTTAAAGATGTAATGATCCCTCAAAAATTTATGGTAGCTGTTGAAGAAAATACTTATCTGGAGGAAGCTATAAAAATAATGAACAAAGAAGGCCTATCCAGAATACCAGTTTATCATGATAATATCAACAACATCATCGGCTTTATTTATGCCAAGGACTTTCTTACCGGGGATTTAAAAAAGAAATTAAGCAAAAGTATTAATTTATTAGGCCTGATCCATCCACCTTACTCGGTTTCAGAAAATAAAAGGGTCACAACGCTTTTGAAAGAATTTCAGAGAAAGAAAGTCCATATTACTGTAGTCAAAAATAAAGAGAAAAAAATATCCGGCGTAGTTACCATTGAAGATTTATTAGAAGAAATTTTTGGAGAGATAGAAGATGAATTTGATAAAATTAAATAA
- a CDS encoding HlyC/CorC family transporter: MDDPLNLIILILEVITLLGFIVLSAFFSSAETALFSLSKLQLKKIQKEEENNWRISSIIRLLDDPQRTLISILVGNMFVNISASSLATYLAIKLLGNIGIGIASGVMIFTILIFGEIVPKSLAVANAEKISRRVARPIEIISVGIFPLIKIFKALIIVMYYFFGRESTKEKKEITEEDLITLIEAGKDEGVIEEKENEMIRNIFEFSDTMVKEVMIPRVDMACIPSDTKLGSILRLIKKIGHSRIPVYEETIDNIIGILYAKDLLGTYEQWYTSKEKFDLNEIIREPYFVPENKKIDELLDIFQKDRIQIAIAIDEYGGTAGLITMEDVVEEVVGEIIDEYDKEIKLFEMIGDNTVITDAIISIEKINEILNIEIPENGFETLGGFIYDLLGRVPEKGEKIKYKNCQIIIEKIVKNRIRRVKIIKKLPLAENHIWNKNT, translated from the coding sequence TTGGATGATCCTCTTAATTTAATTATATTGATATTGGAAGTTATTACTTTATTAGGCTTCATAGTACTATCAGCATTTTTTTCCAGCGCAGAGACTGCCCTCTTCTCACTTAGTAAGCTCCAATTAAAAAAAATACAAAAAGAAGAAGAGAATAATTGGCGGATAAGTTCAATTATCAGACTCCTTGATGACCCCCAAAGAACCTTAATCTCAATTTTAGTGGGAAATATGTTCGTCAACATTTCTGCTTCCTCTTTAGCCACTTATTTAGCTATAAAACTATTAGGGAATATAGGTATAGGTATTGCCAGCGGTGTCATGATTTTTACCATTCTTATTTTTGGGGAAATAGTACCAAAATCATTAGCAGTCGCTAATGCGGAAAAGATTTCCAGAAGAGTAGCAAGACCCATAGAAATAATTTCTGTGGGTATATTTCCCTTAATAAAAATATTTAAGGCACTTATTATTGTAATGTATTACTTTTTTGGTAGGGAAAGTACAAAAGAGAAAAAAGAAATTACTGAAGAAGATTTGATAACCTTAATAGAAGCTGGTAAGGATGAGGGCGTGATTGAGGAGAAAGAAAACGAGATGATTAGAAATATCTTTGAATTTAGCGATACGATGGTAAAAGAAGTAATGATCCCCCGGGTAGATATGGCTTGTATACCCTCTGACACCAAATTAGGCTCAATATTAAGATTAATAAAAAAAATAGGACATTCGAGAATCCCGGTATATGAAGAAACCATAGACAATATTATTGGAATACTATATGCCAAGGACCTTTTAGGTACTTACGAGCAATGGTATACTTCTAAGGAAAAGTTTGATTTAAATGAGATTATAAGAGAACCTTATTTTGTTCCGGAAAATAAAAAAATAGATGAATTATTGGATATTTTTCAAAAAGATAGAATTCAAATTGCCATTGCTATTGATGAATATGGCGGGACAGCAGGATTGATTACCATGGAGGATGTGGTAGAGGAAGTAGTTGGCGAGATAATTGATGAATACGATAAAGAAATAAAATTGTTTGAAATGATCGGAGATAATACTGTAATTACTGATGCAATAATAAGTATTGAAAAAATTAATGAAATTCTAAACATCGAAATACCTGAAAATGGTTTCGAGACCTTAGGCGGTTTTATTTATGATTTATTAGGTAGAGTACCCGAGAAAGGCGAAAAAATAAAATACAAGAATTGTCAGATAATTATAGAAAAAATTGTAAAAAATAGAATTAGAAGAGTAAAGATAATAAAAAAGCTACCGTTAGCTGAAAACCATATTTGGAATAAAAATACTTAG
- a CDS encoding TRAP transporter permease, producing MAKEIKNENKEIDVQKLMEQYDSESRIRKPLGMMAIIISIIAISFSVFQFYTGGFGLLLALKQRAFHLAFTLCLAFLIYPSSKKNFEKDKEKIPVLDIILALLGAGVCYYLVLFYNVMVIRSGLPTTLDLIVGGLTIILVLEATRRIIGSALPIVVIVFLLYSYFGQIMPGFFAHRGYSLERIIEHLYSGTEGIFGIPLGVSSSFVFLFILFGAVLNKTGMGKFFIDVAMAVAGHTTGGPAKVAVIASGFMGSINGSSVANTVTTGAFTIPLMKSMGYRKDFAGAVEAAASTGGQILPPVMGAAAFVMAEFLGIPYIKIAAAAAIPAIIYYIAVGTMVHLEACKYGLKGLPKERLPNLSAVLKARGHLVIPILGLVYLLVRGYTPLFSAFWAIVMSLAISMVKSETRLNLKKLGEAFEEGAKSALGVAAACACAGMVVGAVTLTGLGLKIANGLVMLGHGNLLLTLFFTMIASILLGMGLPTTAKYIILSIMAAPALIDLGVNPLAAHLFILYFGVIADLTPPVAVAAYAGAGISGGNSMKTGFIAVRLAVAGFMIPFIFALDSGLLFINSTVIHTLILIVTSLAGVLALGAAAGGYLLDHTKIYERVILIISALALIRPGLLTDGVGFVLLAGVIILQRMRVLKKAKLA from the coding sequence ATGGCAAAAGAAATTAAAAATGAAAATAAAGAAATTGATGTTCAAAAGCTCATGGAGCAGTATGATTCAGAATCAAGAATAAGAAAACCCTTGGGAATGATGGCTATTATTATATCAATAATTGCTATATCTTTTTCGGTTTTTCAATTCTATACCGGAGGATTTGGTCTGCTTTTAGCCTTAAAACAGAGAGCATTTCATCTGGCTTTTACTTTGTGTTTAGCTTTTCTTATATACCCCAGCAGTAAAAAAAATTTTGAAAAAGATAAAGAAAAAATACCTGTTCTTGATATAATTTTGGCTCTATTAGGGGCGGGCGTATGTTATTATTTAGTCTTATTTTACAATGTTATGGTAATACGTTCCGGATTGCCTACTACTCTTGATTTAATAGTAGGCGGTTTGACTATTATATTAGTTTTGGAAGCGACTCGAAGGATTATCGGTTCGGCTCTTCCCATAGTTGTCATTGTTTTTCTACTCTATTCTTATTTTGGACAGATCATGCCGGGATTCTTCGCGCATCGAGGATACTCATTAGAAAGAATAATAGAACATTTATATTCAGGGACGGAAGGGATATTCGGTATTCCTTTGGGAGTATCTTCTTCTTTTGTATTCCTTTTTATTTTATTTGGTGCAGTTTTAAATAAAACGGGGATGGGAAAATTTTTTATCGATGTTGCCATGGCAGTAGCCGGTCATACTACCGGTGGACCGGCAAAGGTGGCAGTTATCGCCAGTGGATTTATGGGCTCCATTAATGGAAGTTCAGTTGCCAATACGGTAACTACCGGTGCTTTTACTATCCCCTTAATGAAGAGCATGGGTTACCGAAAAGATTTTGCCGGAGCAGTGGAAGCCGCCGCTTCGACCGGTGGGCAGATACTCCCCCCGGTAATGGGAGCAGCTGCCTTTGTTATGGCCGAATTTTTAGGAATTCCCTATATTAAAATTGCCGCAGCAGCAGCAATTCCAGCTATCATATATTACATTGCCGTAGGAACAATGGTCCATCTGGAAGCTTGTAAATACGGATTAAAAGGTCTTCCCAAAGAGAGGCTTCCTAATTTAAGTGCTGTCTTGAAAGCTCGAGGTCATTTAGTTATCCCTATACTGGGGTTAGTTTATTTATTAGTTCGAGGATATACTCCCTTATTCTCCGCTTTTTGGGCAATTGTTATGAGTTTGGCAATAAGTATGGTAAAATCCGAAACTCGGTTAAACCTAAAGAAATTAGGCGAAGCCTTTGAGGAGGGTGCCAAGAGTGCTTTAGGTGTGGCGGCCGCTTGTGCTTGTGCTGGAATGGTTGTGGGAGCAGTTACCCTTACCGGTTTGGGATTAAAGATTGCAAATGGACTGGTGATGTTAGGTCATGGCAATTTATTATTAACTCTTTTCTTTACCATGATTGCTTCCATTTTATTAGGAATGGGGCTTCCGACCACGGCAAAATATATCATTTTATCGATCATGGCAGCACCTGCTTTGATTGATTTAGGGGTAAATCCCTTGGCCGCCCATCTATTTATCCTTTACTTTGGCGTTATTGCTGACCTTACCCCACCGGTTGCCGTAGCCGCTTATGCTGGAGCAGGAATTTCCGGAGGAAATTCCATGAAAACCGGTTTTATTGCCGTAAGATTAGCGGTAGCGGGATTTATGATTCCTTTTATATTTGCCCTTGATTCCGGGTTGTTGTTTATAAATAGTACGGTAATCCATACTTTGATATTAATTGTTACTTCTTTAGCCGGGGTATTAGCCTTGGGAGCAGCTGCTGGTGGATATCTTCTTGACCATACTAAAATATATGAAAGAGTTATATTAATTATTAGTGCACTAGCTCTAATAAGACCCGGCTTATTAACTGATGGAGTAGGTTTTGTATTATTAGCGGGAGTAATAATCTTACAGAGGATGAGAGTATTGAAGAAAGCTAAATTAGCTTAG
- a CDS encoding DUF1850 domain-containing protein codes for MLKKKYVTPFLWCIVAVIIMMLFFIPLRTLEVKSFPDGEVIFIQKIQPGDQFILKYTHSVALTPVWEIFNLNKDYQIVLIETDFLDHGAGLPYATFDQEIFVEEEGRFKIKNMHRIIPTPIYYRIGAIRENIFHFKDKIINLSSLVGDKLLTIEIHKTNLINYLLGGKQ; via the coding sequence ATGTTAAAGAAAAAATATGTAACGCCCTTTTTATGGTGTATTGTTGCTGTTATTATTATGATGTTATTTTTTATTCCTTTACGTACCTTGGAAGTCAAGTCTTTTCCTGACGGAGAAGTAATTTTTATACAGAAAATTCAACCAGGGGATCAGTTTATTTTAAAATACACTCACTCTGTTGCTTTAACTCCTGTTTGGGAAATATTTAACCTAAATAAAGACTATCAGATTGTCTTAATAGAAACTGATTTTCTTGATCACGGAGCGGGACTTCCCTATGCCACTTTCGATCAGGAAATATTTGTAGAAGAAGAGGGTAGATTTAAGATAAAAAATATGCACCGGATCATCCCTACCCCAATCTATTATAGAATTGGAGCGATAAGAGAGAATATTTTTCATTTTAAAGATAAAATAATTAATTTATCTTCATTGGTAGGAGACAAATTGTTAACTATCGAAATCCATAAAACTAATCTGATTAATTATTTGTTAGGGGGAAAACAATAA